AACGAAGCTGCATTAGAGCATGAATACGATTTGTTTTTTCTTACCGATATCGATGTTCCTTGGGAAAAAGACGATATTAGAGATACTGCAGATGGTAGAGAAACTGTTTTTTCAGTTTTCAAGCAATCCTTAATTGATGCTAAAAAGCCCTTTATAACACTTTCCGGAAATAAAGAAAGTCGTTTGGCAAAAGCCATTGCTATTATCGATGATTTATCGGTTGCAAAACAACATGATGTTTCGTCTGATGATTTTGTTCAGATATACAATCATGAAATTCCTTTTGAGAAGATTTTACAACAATTGAAGATTTTTAAAAACGGAATTCTAAAAAGTAACTTAATTAGCCCAGCTAAAATTAAAAACGGAATTTTAGGTTTATCAGAAGAAGAATTTGAAGAAAAAGCTGCTTTTTTTGATTTGAAAAAAGAAAATTTAAAATTAAAGAAGTTTGTTCCAGCCTCGGGTGCGGCAAGTAGAATGTTTAAGTTTTTAAGTGCTTTTTTGAATGATTTTGACATTACAAGAGAAACTATAAATGCTTATATCAATAGAAAAAAAGACAGTGATTTGTCTATTTTTATTGTTGCAATGGATAAGTTTCCTTTTTTTGAAGCTCTGGATAAAAAGCTCAGAGAAATTTACCCTGATTTTGAAGTATTAGATAGAGATTATAAAAATTACTATTTTATAAAAACACTATTGTCTTCTGATTATTTTGATTTTGCCAATAAGCCAAAAGCAGTATTACCATTTCATCAATATAAAGCACATATAGCAAATCCAATCGAGGAACATTTGAATGAATGTGTACATTATGCTTCATCAAATGAGGTTTCGAATTTGCATTTTACAGTTTCAGAAGCACATCAGAATTTGTTTGAAAATGAAGTTGAGGTTCTCAAGGAAAAAGTAGAGAAAGAATCCGGAATTGAAATTAATATTAGTTATTCTTATCAAAATAAAAGCACTGATTCAATTACGGTAAATGATCAAAATGAATTTGTTAGGGATAAAAACAACAATTTAATTTTTAGGCCTGGAGGACACGGAGCATTAATTGAGAATTTAAATGAACTTGATGCAGATGTTATCTTTGTAAAAAACATTGATAATGTAATTCAAAATCATATTGATAAAATTGCTTTATATAAAAAAGCTTTAGCTGGCGTTTTAATCAAAGTACAGCAAAAAGTTTTTGGCTATTTAGAAATAATAGAAAAGCAAGAAATCAAAGAAAGTAATCTTGAAGAAATCGTTGTCTTTTTATCGAAGAAGTTAAACATCGAATTAGGGAATGATTTTAATAAATTTACTTTTGAAAATAAAGTCAATAAAATTAAAGATCTGTTAGATAGACCAATTCGTGTTTGCGGAATGGTGAAAAATGAAGGAGAACCTGGAGGAGGACCATTCTGGGTAATGAATGATAAAGGATTAATTTCATTGCAAATTGTAGAAACTTCGCAAGTAGATTTAACGAATAAAAAGCAACAGGAAATTCTGGCGGTAGCAACTCATTTTAATCCCGTTGATTTAGTTTGCGGAATCAAAAATTATAAGAACGAAAAGTTTGATTTACTAAAGTTTGTGGATCAAAAAGCAGGTTTTATTGTCGAAAAAAGCGTTGATGGAAAATTAGTAAAAAGCTATGAATTGCCAGGATTGTGGAATGGTGCAATGGCTAATTGGTTAACTATTTTTGTAGCAGTTCCATTAATTACTTTTAATCCGGTAAAAACCGTAAACGATTTATTAAAACCAGCTCATCAGCCACAATAAATGGATATCGAAAAAATAATATCGGAGTTAACTTTTAAAGCTGTTAGAAGTAGTGGTGCAGGCGGGCAAAACGTGAACAAAGTATCATCGAAAGTAGTTTTGACTTTTGATTTGAATGTTTCACAAGCTTTGTCTGAAGAAGAGAAATTACTTTTATTAACTAATATTTCGTCTCGTTTAACAACTGAAAATATTCTGATTTTAAATTGTGATGAAGACAGAAGTCAGCTTAAAAACAAAGATATTGTTGTAAAACGTTTTTTAGAAATCATCAAAAAAGGATTGTTTGTTCCTAAAGTTCGTAAAGCGACTAAGATTCCGAAATCTGTTATTAAAAAACGAATCAAAGACAAAAAGAATATTTCTGAGAGAAAGCAATCCCGCAGAAAACCAGATTTAGAATAAAATTCTAATTTATAAATTCCAAAAAGCTCATCTCATGGATTTTCAATTGGAATTTAATTCTTCACATATAACTTTGTAAAATGAAATTATTTAAAAATATTCAATTTTCAATTTTAGTGCTTTTTATTATTTTTATAAGTTGTACTCGCATAAATGCTGATGAAATTAGTATTGAATATTTAGGTCATGATGTCTATTTAAAAATGAATCCAAATGTAGATGCAGAGCTCCCTCCAATTTATCATCTTCATTTCAAAATAAAAAATGTTTCAAATGAAACTAAAGTCTTTATTGCGCGTTCTAATTCTTTTGATAATAAATTATCTCAACTTTTTTTAATAGATACATTGCAAAAAATAAAAATGCCTATATATACTGGGAGTATTCATATTATGAAACCTAATAAAGAGTATGATATTGACGCAGCTATAAACATAAAAGATTTTAAACATTATTTTAAG
This genomic window from Flavobacterium sp. 9 contains:
- a CDS encoding DUF4301 family protein; the protein is MEKNLRQQKTAIIKIALFGPESTGKTTLAKQLAEYYETEWVPEFARDYLQEKWEENQHICVADDMLPIAYGQVALENEKLASAKKYLFSDTNLMVTKVFSEMYYGFCDPLLNEAALEHEYDLFFLTDIDVPWEKDDIRDTADGRETVFSVFKQSLIDAKKPFITLSGNKESRLAKAIAIIDDLSVAKQHDVSSDDFVQIYNHEIPFEKILQQLKIFKNGILKSNLISPAKIKNGILGLSEEEFEEKAAFFDLKKENLKLKKFVPASGAASRMFKFLSAFLNDFDITRETINAYINRKKDSDLSIFIVAMDKFPFFEALDKKLREIYPDFEVLDRDYKNYYFIKTLLSSDYFDFANKPKAVLPFHQYKAHIANPIEEHLNECVHYASSNEVSNLHFTVSEAHQNLFENEVEVLKEKVEKESGIEINISYSYQNKSTDSITVNDQNEFVRDKNNNLIFRPGGHGALIENLNELDADVIFVKNIDNVIQNHIDKIALYKKALAGVLIKVQQKVFGYLEIIEKQEIKESNLEEIVVFLSKKLNIELGNDFNKFTFENKVNKIKDLLDRPIRVCGMVKNEGEPGGGPFWVMNDKGLISLQIVETSQVDLTNKKQQEILAVATHFNPVDLVCGIKNYKNEKFDLLKFVDQKAGFIVEKSVDGKLVKSYELPGLWNGAMANWLTIFVAVPLITFNPVKTVNDLLKPAHQPQ
- the arfB gene encoding alternative ribosome rescue aminoacyl-tRNA hydrolase ArfB, with protein sequence MDIEKIISELTFKAVRSSGAGGQNVNKVSSKVVLTFDLNVSQALSEEEKLLLLTNISSRLTTENILILNCDEDRSQLKNKDIVVKRFLEIIKKGLFVPKVRKATKIPKSVIKKRIKDKKNISERKQSRRKPDLE